TGGCGGATTTCGCGGCGGCCTACGAGGCGGTGCGGGCGGGCGGCACCGCGCAGCTGCCGCCAGCGCCCTCCATCGCGTATACGGACTACGCGGGCTGGCAGAGCGACCTGCTCGACGCGGGCGAGCATGACAGGCAACTGACCTATTGGCGCAATGCGCTGGGCGACGAGCATCCCGTCCTGCAGATCGCCTGCGACCATGCGCCGCGGCCAGGCGCCCGAGTGGCGGCACAGGTGGCGCTGGATCTGGAGGCGGCCACGGCGGCGCGCCTGCGGACGCTGGCGCGCGGGCGCGGCGACACGATGTTCATGCTGCTGCTGGCGGCCTTCCAGTCCTTGCTGTATCGGTATACGGGCCAGGACGATATCCGCCTGGGCGTGCCGGCGGCGGGCAGGCACCGCGCCGAAACCCAGGACGTGGTGGGCCTGTTCGTCAATACCCAGGTATTGCGCGCGCGCTTCCAGGATGATTCCACGTTCGAGGACGCGGTGGGACAGGCGCGCGCGGCCGTGCTGGGCGCGCAGGCGTATCCGGACCTTCCCTTCGATAGCCTGGTCGATGCCCTGCGTCCGGAGCGCAGCCTGGACCGGAATCCGCTGTTCCAGATCCTGTTCAATCATCAGCAGTCCGACGGCGCCGCCGGCAGGATGCCGCCCGGACTGGCGTGCGCCCCGTATCCGCTGGGCGTGGCGGCGCTGCCTGTCGATCTGCAGTGCGATACGGTGGAACATGCCGACGGACGCATCGTGCTGACGTTGCGCTACGCGAGGGACCGATACGAACCGGCGACCATGCGGCGGCTGTTGCAGGCGTATGGGGCGGTGCTGGACGCGATGTCGACGACGCCGGGCATGCGCGTGGCGGACGTGCCCTTGTTATCGGCGGAGGACAGGGCAGTGCTGCGGTCCTGGACCGACGGTTCGCCGCTGGGCGAGGCCATGGCGCAATGGCGGGACAGGCCTGTGCATGCGGTGATATCGGCACAGGCGGCGCGCACGCCCGATGCGGTGGCGGTGATCATGGAGACCGATCCGGCCCTGGCGGCCGATGGGGTATCCGACCCGTTGCCGGGATCGGTACTGACGCTGACGTATGCGCAGCTGGAGCGCCAGTCGAACCGTCTGGCGCAGCGGCTGTTGGCGCTGGGCGTCGGTCCGGAACGTCGGGTGGCGATCGCGGCGCATCGGCATCCGTCGCTGGTGGTGGGGTTGCTGGCGGTGCTCAAGACGGGGGCGGCGTATGTGCCGCTGGATCCGGAGTATCCGGACGATCGCCTGTCGTACATGATCGAGGACAGTGCACCGGCGCTGGTGCTGACCCAGTCGTGGCTGTCGGCGCGTGTGCGCGAGTGGATCGGGGGTGGGGCACGGCAGCAGGGTGCCGTGCCGCTTCTGGAGATCGACACGCTGGATGCGCCGGCTGGCGCGGCTGACGCAACGACTGGCCAGACCTTCGAGTCGAATGTCGCGGTGCGGGCCTTGGACCTTCCCATTCACGCCTCGGATTCGGTTCACAGCTCGGCGCTTCCGGATCACGCGTTGAACGCCGTTCATGAACCGAGCGTTTCTGTTCATACACCGGACATGCCGGTCCACCCGGAGCAGGCATGCTACGTGATCTATACATCGGGTTCGACGGGCAAGCCGAAGGGCGCGACCAACCGCCACGCCGGATTGAGCAATCGCCTGGCGTGGATGCAACAGGCCTATGGTCTGGGACCGCAGGACACGGTGCTGCAGAAAACGCCTTTCAGCTTCGATGTCTCGGTCTGGGAGTTCTTCTGGCCGCTGATGGCGGGCGCGCGCCTGGCGCTGGCCGCGGTAGGCGAGCATCGCGACGCGGAACGATTGCTGGGGCGCATCGTGGCGCAGCAGGTCAGCACGCTGCACTTCGTGCCCTCGATGCTGCACGCCTTCGTGGCGCACTGCGAATCGCAGGAGGATAGCGCGGTGCTGTCAGCCGCCAGGAAAGTGCTGCGGCGGGTCTTCTGCAGCGGTGAAGCCTTGCCGGCAGAGTTGTGCGCGCGGACCTATGCGTTGTTCCCGGGGATCGAACTGCACAATCTGTACGGCCCGACGGAAGCGGCGATCGACGTGACGCATTGGGACTGCGCGCGGCCGGCCGCAACAGGCGTGCCGATCGGGCGCCCGATCGCGGGACTGCGCACCTATGTGCTGGATGCCCAATTGAACGAAGTGCCGCCCGGTGTGGGCTGCGAACTCTACCTGGGCGGCATCGGCCTGGGCCGTGGCTACCTGAACCGGCCGGGCTTGAGCGCGGAGCGCTTCGTGGCCGACCCGTTCGGCACGGGCGAACGCCTGTACCGCACCGGCGATCTGGCGCGTTGGAACCGGGAAGGCCAGCTGGAGTACCTGGGCCGGCTGGATCACCAGGTCAAGCTGCGCGGCCAACGCATCGAGCTTGGCGAGATCGAAGCGCAGCTGTTGGCGCAGGACGGCGTCAAGCAGGCCGTGGTGCTGGCGCAGACGGGGCCGGCACTTGCCGGAGTTGCTGGATCAGGACCGCACGAAGCGACCAATGCGGACGGCCTGGGTAACCCGATTGGGCAGAATGGATTCAGCGTGTCGAGAGGACCGGGCGAACCGGCCGGCCCCCAAGGCCTGGATGCGCAAGGTTCCTCCGGTAGCGCGCAAGCCAGCCTGCGACTGGTCGCCTACGTAACCCCGGCAAGCCTGGACACGGCGATGCTGCGCCAGGCGCTGGAACGCAGCCTGCCGGCGTACATGGTGCCGTCGGCCATCGTCACGCTGGACACCTTGCCGATCACGGCCAACGGCAAGCTCGATCGCAAGGCGCTGCCGCAGGCGCAGTTCGCCTCGACGCAAAGTTACGAAGCACCGCAAGGCCAGTTGGAGGAAACCCTGGCCGGCATCTGGCGCGAAGTCCTGGGTGTGGTGCAAATTGGGCGACACGATAATTTCTTCGAGGTTGGCGGGGATTCGATCCTGAGCCTGCAGATCGTGGCGCGGCTGCGTCAGGCGGGCTGGCGGATCAGTCCGCGCCAGATGTTCGAGCGCCAGACCGTGGCGGCCCTGGCGCAAGTGGCCGTGCGCGTCGCGGCGGATGGCCAGCCCTACCAGGGCGCATCCGCGCACGATGCCTCGGGCAATGCTGCGGGACAGGCGCGGGCAGGCGAGGGAAATGCCGAACCGGACCAGGAAGACACCGCAGCGGGCCAGGAAGAGATCTCGGCGGGGCAGGAAGTGCCCTTGCTGCCGATCCAGGCGCAGTTCCTGTCGCTGCCCCTGTCCACGCATAACCACTGGAACCAGGCAGTGCTGCTGCGCAGCGACACCGAAGTGGATATCCAGGCCTTGAAGGCGGCGCTTGCGGCGGTGGTGTCGCATCACGACGCGCTGCGGCTGCGCTACCGGCGCGGCGAGGATGGCCAATGGATCCAGGCGTATGGAGATATCGATCCTGTTCCGACATCTTCGGATTTCAATGCCGTTCAGGCTTCTTCGGATATCGACCCTGTTCAAGCTTCTTCGGATATCGATGCCGTCCAGGCTTCTTCAAATATCGATACCGTCCAGGGAGATGCGGATCGTATTGCCTCTCACGATGAGGCAGCCCCGGATGCCCCCGACGCAGGCATCTGGGACCTGACGGCGGCCGACGCGGCCGAGATCGAAGCGCACTGCGCGCGCGCGCAGGCGAGCTTGGACATTACCCATGGCCCGTTGGTGCGCGCCGCGCGCATGCGGGTGGCCGACGGCAGTTGGCGCTTGCTGCTGGTGATCCACCACCTGGCGGTGGATGGGGTCTCCTGGCGCATCCTGCTGGAGGACCTGCGCCAGGCTTACGAGCAGGCGCGCCGGCAACAAGCGCCGCGCCTGGCCGCGCGTACGGCCAGCTATGGCGCGTGGGCGCGCGGTCTGCGCCGGCAGGCAGCGATGCATGCCCAGGAGCAACCGTATTGGACAAACCTGCCGGCCGGCGCCTTGCCGCCGCCGGACCGGGTGGATGGTCCGGCCCGCGTCGCCGACCTGCGCCGGGTCGAGGTCAATCTCACACCCGCGCAGACGCAGGCCTTGCTGCGGCAAGCGCCGTCGGCCTATCGCACGCAGGTCAATGACTTGCTCCTGGCCTCGCTGGCCCTGGCGTTGCGCCAATGGCGCGGGCTGCGGCAGATCCGCATCGACCTGGAAGGACACGGACGCGAGGCCGATGCGCTGGGCCTGGATGTCACGCGCACGGTGGGCTGGTTCACCACGGTCTATCCGGTGGTACTGCAAACGGATGGCGAAGCCGCCGACCTGATTCGGGACGTGAAGGAGCGCTTGCGCGCCGTGCCGCGGCACGGTTTGGGCTATGGGGTGCTGGGCCGCTGGGGCGATGCCTCGGTGCGGCAGGCCTTGTCCGGCGCGCCGGCCTCGCCGATCCTGTTCAACTACCTGGGCCAATTCGACGCGGGCGTGGGCGGCGGGGACTGGCGCGTGGCCGAGGAAGACGTCGGTTCGGGCCAATGGGAGGCCGCGCCGCTGTCGCATGCGCTGACCGTGAACGGACGGGTCTACGACGGCCAGCTGTCGCTGTCGCTGGGCTACAGCGGCACGCAGTGGCACGAGTCGACGATGCGGGAGCTGGCGGCGCGCTGGACCGAGGCGCTGTCCACGGTGATCGGGCATTGCACCAGCGGCGCGCAGGGAGTGACGCCATCGGACTTCCCGCTTGCCGGCTTGACGCAGTCCGAAGTGGATGCCTTGCCGATCGGCCAGCCGATGGGGCAGTGGCAGGATGTCTACCCCGTCACGCCGATGCAGGCAGGGATGCTGTTCCACGCGATCTATGGAAATGATGCCGATGCCGTCACGCGTGTAGGCAAGGATCCGGATGCGGGCCGGCAGGATACCGGGCGGGACGATCAGCCCTACATCAACCAATTGCGGGTCGATATCCATGGCCTGGACGAATCGCGTTTCCAGGCTGCGTGGGAATCGGCGGTGGCGCGGCACGATGTGCTGCGCACGGGGTTCATCGCGCGGGCGGGCGCGCCGCTGCAATGGGTGGCGCGCCAGGCGCGGCTGCCGTTCGAACGGCAACAGGTCAGGGGCGATGCCGGGGAAGTGGCCGCGCGGCTGGACGCCCTGGCCGCGTCGCAGCGCGCGGCAGGGTTCGATCTGTTGGTGCCTCCTCTGATGCGCTGCCTGCTGGTGCGGGTCAACGATGCGTATGACCACTTTATCTGGACGCATCATCACCTGCTGCTGGACGGCTGGAGCACGTCGCAGCTGTTGGGAGAGGTATTGAGTGACTACGCGGGCGGGGCAGTGGCGCGCCCGGCGGGCCGCTATCGGGACTACCTGCAATGGCTGGCCAGGCGCGATGCGCAGGCCACGCAGGCTTACTGGATGGGGCGGCTGCGGGAGCTGGAAGCCTCGACCCTGTTGGCCGAGGCGATGCCCGCCTCCGGCATTGCGTTGCGTGCAAGCGCTACGCATGAAGGTTATCCGCATGAGGGATCCACGCTTGAAGATCCCAGGCATCGAAGTGCCTTACAGCGCGCGCCAGCGGATGAATGCCTGACGCCCGACCTGGCGGGTGGCGCCGCGCACGGCGGTACGTATGGCGAGTGGGCGATAGATCTGGACGCGGTCCAGACCCAGCCACTGGTGGCGTATGCGCGCAGGGAACGCGTAACCCTCAATACGCTGATACAAGGTGCCTGGTCGCTGGTACTGGGACTGCACACAGGCCGGGACACGGTGGTGTTCGGCGCGACGACTTCGGGTCGTCCCGACGTGCTTGCCGGTTCGCAGCAGGTGCTGGGCCTGTACATCAATACTTTGCCGGTGGTGGTGCGGCTGCCGGCCACGCAGCCGGTGGGAAGCTGGCTGCGCGATCTGCAGGCAAGCAACGTGGCGGCGCGCGAGCACGAACATACGCCCTTGTACGACATCCAGCGCTGGGCCGGGCAGGGTGGCCAGGCACTGTTCGACACCCTGGTGGTCTTCGAGAACTACCCGGTGGACGAGGCGCTGGGGCAATCGCGGCTGGATGGCCTGCGGTTCAGCGGTCTGGTCAACAGGGAGCAGACCAGCTATCCGCTGACGCTGGTCGTGTCGCGCAAAGAAGGCTTGCATGTGCACATGAGCTATGACCGCGCGCACTACGGAAGTGCCGCGGTCGAGGTTTTGGCGCGCCGGCTGTTGCAGGTCTTGAGGCGGTTGACGTTGGATGCGCAGGGAAAGCTGGGCACGTTGTCCTTGTTGATGCCCGGCGAGCAGGACCTGCTGCGGTCCTGGACCGACGGTTCTCCGCTGGGCGAGGCCATGGCGGAATGGCGGGACAGGCCTGTGCATGCGGTGATATCGGCACAGGCGGCGCGCACGCCCGATGCGGTGGCGGTGATCATGGAGACCGATCCGGCCCTGGCGGCCGATGGGGTATCCGACCCGTTGCCGGGATCGGTACTGACGCTGACGTATGCGCAGCTGGAGCGCCAGTCGAACCGGCTGGCGCAGCGGCTGCTGGCGCTGGGCGTCGGTCCGGAGCGTCTGGTGGCGATCGCGGCGCATCGGCATCCGTCGCTGGTGGTGGGGTTGCTGGCGGTGCTCAAGACGGGGGCGGCGTATGTGCCGCTGGATCCGGAGTATCCGGACGATCGCCTGTCGTACATGATCGAGGACAGTGCGCCGGCGCTGGTGCTGACCCAGTCGTGGTTGTCGGCGCGTGTGCGCGAGTGGATCGGGGGTGGGGCACGGCAGCAGGGTGCCGTGCCGCTGCTGGAGATCGACACGCCGGATGCGCAGGCCGGCGTGGCCGACGGGTCGAATGTCGCGATCCTGGCCTCGGACCTTCCCGTTCGCGCATCGGGCACAGTCCACGCATCGGAACCAGGTTACGCCTTGGACCCAGTTCACGCACCGAACTTCGCGGTCCACGCGCCGGATACGCTGGTTTCCGCGCCGGACCTTCCTGTCCATGCCGAGCAAGCGTGCTATGTGATCTACACCTCGGGCTCGACGGGCAAGCCGAAGGGCGCGACCAACCGCCACGCCGGATTGAGCAATCGCCTGGCGTGGATGCAACAGGCCTATGGTCTGGGACCGCAGGACACAGTGCTGCAGAAAACGCCTTTCAGCTTCGATGTCTCGGTCTGGGAGTTCTTCTGGCCGCTGATGGCGGGCGCGCGCCTGGCGCTAGCCGCGGTCGGCGAGCATCGCGACGCGGAACGATTGCTGGGGCGCATCGTGGCGCAGCAGGTGAGCACGCTGCACTTCGTGCCCTCGATGCTGCACGCCTTCGTGGCGCACTGCGAATCGCAGGAGGATAGCGCGACGCTGTCGGCCGCCAGGAAGGTGCTGCGCCGGGTCTTCTGCAGTGGTGAGGCCTTGCCGGCAGAGTTGTGCGCGCGGGTCCATGCGCTGTTCCCGGCGATCGAACTGCACAATCTGTACGGCCCGACGGAAGCGGCGATCGATGTGACGCATTGGGACTGCGCGCGGCCGGCCGCAACAGGAGTACCGATCGGGCGCCCGATCGCGGGACTGCGTACCTATGTGCTGGATGCCCAGTTGAACGAGGTCCCGCCCGGTGTCGGCGGCGAGCTCTACCTGGGCGGCGTTGGGCTGGGGCGTGGCTATTTGAGCCGGCCGGGCTTGAGCGCGGAGCGCTTCGTGGCCGACCCCTACGGTAGCGGAGAACGCCTGTACCGAACGGGCGATCTGGCCCGTTGGAACCAGGAAGGCCAGCTGGAATACCTCGGCCGGCTGGATCATCAGGTCAAGCTGCGCGGCCAGCGCATCGAGCTGGGTGAAATCGAAGCGCAGCTGTTAGCACAGGACGGCGTG
Above is a genomic segment from Bordetella genomosp. 11 containing:
- a CDS encoding non-ribosomal peptide synthetase, producing the protein MDQTLTRRVAAKFMALAPAQRRAAYRQMVETGMEAAQLPILPRATTPVLSHAQRRLWFLWRLDPMDATYHLPGALRLKGALDVQAVRAALIAVRARHAALRTRFVADDAGLAMPVVDADASMRVDFHDARVHSGDEREGRAGEVARAWLEQPFDLTAGPLLRAGLVRLADDEHLLVIVMHHIVADGWSVRLVMADFAAAYEAVRAGGTAQLPPAPSIAYTDYAGWQSDLLDAGEHDRQLTYWRNALGDEHPVLQIACDHAPRPGARVAAQVALDLEAATAARLRTLARGRGDTMFMLLLAAFQSLLYRYTGQDDIRLGVPAAGRHRAETQDVVGLFVNTQVLRARFQDDSTFEDAVGQARAAVLGAQAYPDLPFDSLVDALRPERSLDRNPLFQILFNHQQSDGAAGRMPPGLACAPYPLGVAALPVDLQCDTVEHADGRIVLTLRYARDRYEPATMRRLLQAYGAVLDAMSTTPGMRVADVPLLSAEDRAVLRSWTDGSPLGEAMAQWRDRPVHAVISAQAARTPDAVAVIMETDPALAADGVSDPLPGSVLTLTYAQLERQSNRLAQRLLALGVGPERRVAIAAHRHPSLVVGLLAVLKTGAAYVPLDPEYPDDRLSYMIEDSAPALVLTQSWLSARVREWIGGGARQQGAVPLLEIDTLDAPAGAADATTGQTFESNVAVRALDLPIHASDSVHSSALPDHALNAVHEPSVSVHTPDMPVHPEQACYVIYTSGSTGKPKGATNRHAGLSNRLAWMQQAYGLGPQDTVLQKTPFSFDVSVWEFFWPLMAGARLALAAVGEHRDAERLLGRIVAQQVSTLHFVPSMLHAFVAHCESQEDSAVLSAARKVLRRVFCSGEALPAELCARTYALFPGIELHNLYGPTEAAIDVTHWDCARPAATGVPIGRPIAGLRTYVLDAQLNEVPPGVGCELYLGGIGLGRGYLNRPGLSAERFVADPFGTGERLYRTGDLARWNREGQLEYLGRLDHQVKLRGQRIELGEIEAQLLAQDGVKQAVVLAQTGPALAGVAGSGPHEATNADGLGNPIGQNGFSVSRGPGEPAGPQGLDAQGSSGSAQASLRLVAYVTPASLDTAMLRQALERSLPAYMVPSAIVTLDTLPITANGKLDRKALPQAQFASTQSYEAPQGQLEETLAGIWREVLGVVQIGRHDNFFEVGGDSILSLQIVARLRQAGWRISPRQMFERQTVAALAQVAVRVAADGQPYQGASAHDASGNAAGQARAGEGNAEPDQEDTAAGQEEISAGQEVPLLPIQAQFLSLPLSTHNHWNQAVLLRSDTEVDIQALKAALAAVVSHHDALRLRYRRGEDGQWIQAYGDIDPVPTSSDFNAVQASSDIDPVQASSDIDAVQASSNIDTVQGDADRIASHDEAAPDAPDAGIWDLTAADAAEIEAHCARAQASLDITHGPLVRAARMRVADGSWRLLLVIHHLAVDGVSWRILLEDLRQAYEQARRQQAPRLAARTASYGAWARGLRRQAAMHAQEQPYWTNLPAGALPPPDRVDGPARVADLRRVEVNLTPAQTQALLRQAPSAYRTQVNDLLLASLALALRQWRGLRQIRIDLEGHGREADALGLDVTRTVGWFTTVYPVVLQTDGEAADLIRDVKERLRAVPRHGLGYGVLGRWGDASVRQALSGAPASPILFNYLGQFDAGVGGGDWRVAEEDVGSGQWEAAPLSHALTVNGRVYDGQLSLSLGYSGTQWHESTMRELAARWTEALSTVIGHCTSGAQGVTPSDFPLAGLTQSEVDALPIGQPMGQWQDVYPVTPMQAGMLFHAIYGNDADAVTRVGKDPDAGRQDTGRDDQPYINQLRVDIHGLDESRFQAAWESAVARHDVLRTGFIARAGAPLQWVARQARLPFERQQVRGDAGEVAARLDALAASQRAAGFDLLVPPLMRCLLVRVNDAYDHFIWTHHHLLLDGWSTSQLLGEVLSDYAGGAVARPAGRYRDYLQWLARRDAQATQAYWMGRLRELEASTLLAEAMPASGIALRASATHEGYPHEGSTLEDPRHRSALQRAPADECLTPDLAGGAAHGGTYGEWAIDLDAVQTQPLVAYARRERVTLNTLIQGAWSLVLGLHTGRDTVVFGATTSGRPDVLAGSQQVLGLYINTLPVVVRLPATQPVGSWLRDLQASNVAAREHEHTPLYDIQRWAGQGGQALFDTLVVFENYPVDEALGQSRLDGLRFSGLVNREQTSYPLTLVVSRKEGLHVHMSYDRAHYGSAAVEVLARRLLQVLRRLTLDAQGKLGTLSLLMPGEQDLLRSWTDGSPLGEAMAEWRDRPVHAVISAQAARTPDAVAVIMETDPALAADGVSDPLPGSVLTLTYAQLERQSNRLAQRLLALGVGPERLVAIAAHRHPSLVVGLLAVLKTGAAYVPLDPEYPDDRLSYMIEDSAPALVLTQSWLSARVREWIGGGARQQGAVPLLEIDTPDAQAGVADGSNVAILASDLPVRASGTVHASEPGYALDPVHAPNFAVHAPDTLVSAPDLPVHAEQACYVIYTSGSTGKPKGATNRHAGLSNRLAWMQQAYGLGPQDTVLQKTPFSFDVSVWEFFWPLMAGARLALAAVGEHRDAERLLGRIVAQQVSTLHFVPSMLHAFVAHCESQEDSATLSAARKVLRRVFCSGEALPAELCARVHALFPAIELHNLYGPTEAAIDVTHWDCARPAATGVPIGRPIAGLRTYVLDAQLNEVPPGVGGELYLGGVGLGRGYLSRPGLSAERFVADPYGSGERLYRTGDLARWNQEGQLEYLGRLDHQVKLRGQRIELGEIEAQLLAQDGVKQAVVLAQAGPALAAVAGPRPNEATDADGLGGPIGQNGFSVSRGLGEPAGRQSLDAQGSSAGSQASLRLVAYVTPASLDTAMLRQALERSLPAYMVPSAIVTLDTLPITANGKLDRKALPQAQFASAQTYEAPQGQLEETLAGIWREVLGVAQVGRHDNFFELGGDSISVMQVSALLRQRHGVAVGLRALFDARDIATLARSPLLNAMHASGGGRDDLAAIDSLLNELEM